One Gossypium arboreum isolate Shixiya-1 chromosome 13, ASM2569848v2, whole genome shotgun sequence genomic window, CGTTATAATTTTCACTGATGTAACGACCGATAACGGCTAGAGATTCTGAGGGATCCTGCACAAAAATGAACAAGGGAATCATTAAATATAAAAGAGATATGTTGTAAAACAATAACAGTATCCGGTTTTATGACCTTAGGATCCCATTCAGCTCGGAAAGGAGTCAAATGCCGATTGAAATCATGACTATGTACGATTTCCCGACTCGGTGAGTCCAAATCCCGGAAGATGGAATCCCATATGCGAAGGCGATTATCTTGAGACGTGGTAAGGATTTTAGTCCCAGAAAATGGAGAGAAATAGGCGGAGTTCACAACACGTCTATGCTCGAGATTAGCAAGAACAGATCCAGCTTCTAATCGACGCATATCCCACAAACGGGCCTATGATAAGAACGATGTTTGGTTGTCACAAGAGTACCGtgcaaaataaaacacaaaaacCGAGCACAGCGATGTAATTAATAGTCTTACAAAGTGATCGTTTCCACAACTCAGCAAAAGATCTGGTTGAAAAGGATTACAGTGTAGACCGACGACTTTACTTCCTTTCTTATGGATCATTATTGCCTTACCGGTTTGGCTGTTGGAGCGACTATCgaccctatatatgccataacaAAAATTTCAATGAAATTCGAGCATAACAAACTCATAGATTCATACTCAGGGTGCTTCCTGGCTTTACATCGGTAAGAAATTTACTCACAAGTAGAGGAAACCAAAGTTATCAGCCACAAGCACAACACCTCTCTCCAAGTTGATATCCATTCCGTAAAGCATCCTCCAACTCCCCGGACCCTAGAATGGTACAACTATCAGTCATGCTCAATAATATATTGAAAAAAGCATATTTTGAATGCATAAAGCATAAATCTTTGTCTCTTAGGTTaaagaaacttgaatcattaCCTGCCAACCATCTGGATTAAGATTCATTAAAGTTGATGAAATCCCGGTCTCTAAGTCTGTGCAACTGACAGTTCCATCCGAAGATGCAGCATATATCATACCATCATTTGCGGGACTGAACCTGCAACGGTTTGGATTCGAGAAAAAATACAGTATTTCCATAAAAATCTTTTCTTACACGAAGCAGCACACGAAAGACAAAATACAGATCGTTCACCTCATATTATTGAGTATGCAAGAGTGTATGTTTCCATAAACCGTCTTTTCATGCACTTTTGCAAAATCCCAAACTCCGAGTTGTCCTTTCTATTAAACGAATTAGAACAGAACAGAGAGACATGAATAGAGAATCAGAATCAAGATATtctcaaattaatataaatttaaacagaGTAAGAACTTCTTGCTTAAGACTGGGTTGACCTTATCTCCGGACAAAAGGATGTGATTGTTAGTGGGATGAAACTCCAAACACGTTACTCTTCTACTGTGGTATCGGATAACAGCACAATCGACTTGATCCGGGATCACATACGCCGGCTTGATCTACGTAATGAATAAAAGAAAGCAATCAACAACCATGCACTAGTAACGGATATACCTCGAAAACACAACAGCCTAATTCACACCCAATTTACAATGACATTTCAAAATGACAAAATATATCGTCAAAGAACACAATCCAAACTCACACATGCACAGGATTTACGAACTCAATTCTCGCAATACAATTGAATTACAAATCAAATAACAGCACAATTGACTTGATCCAGGATCACATTAGCCAGCTTGATGCAtggaacaaataaaaaaaaaagcaatcAACAAGCACATCCCAGTAACGGGTATATCTTGAAACCACAACTGCCCGATTCAGGCCAAAAGGAACTCGACGAAATGATACCAAAGAGAGAACTCACCGGGGTAATTCTAGGTTTAAGTTGTCGCTCGAACACAAATTCCACGGGGTTCTGAGTATTTACATGGGGTGCAGGGACAACACCATGCTCTGTAGCAACTCTATGTGGACATGTCATTGTAGTATGACCTTCACAAAATGTTGTAAAACAGACAATCAACCAAAAAAAACATCATCAACATAAATACagtagaaaattttcaaaagaacATCATTTCACAACAAAATTACACATTGTTTATGAAACTTACCAGGCATTTTGCAAAGAAAACAAGGCTTCATTGGGCAATCAATATAGGTAGCTCCTTTAAACCCAGCTTCATGTCCCGTTTTCTTACACACCTAAACCCCACCAAAATATTacaaattgcatatatatatatatacgcttTGTTGAGGGAAACCAACTCTTTTCGGAGAAATCTTATGAAGTATAGTTTGCTCGAAGTTATAGACCACTTAATGAATTGGTATTATCTTTAGTCAAGTCGGGTTTTGTTCCCAGACTTTGGGAAAACTCAGAATGCCTATATTGGTTCAAGCACTACCATGGCAAATGACACCATTTACTTGGTAGGTAAATGGTAACCGCACGACAAGAATGCTCCATTCTAATGACGCGCTCTCACTCTATGGTCACTCGACCCAAAGACAATACCGACTCGTTGAGTGATCCATCAACTCCGGACCCGGCCACGTGACCCGTTTTCTTAATCAACTAAACTTCaccaaaattttacaaatttcatatatatatatatataaacacttTAAGGGGAGGCCGATTCCTTCAAACAAGTATGCAAAGTACAGTTGGTTCGTAACCTACGAATTCTTTGAAAGTTTTGTCTC contains:
- the LOC108484537 gene encoding protein DAMAGED DNA-BINDING 2; amino-acid sequence: MAPQVRRTAFPKVLIERDTDSEQSSSDDDDEEEEQENENEEKTEEFNDTKKKGKSPITISLKKVCKVCKKTGHEAGFKGATYIDCPMKPCFLCKMPGHTTMTCPHRVATEHGVVPAPHVNTQNPVEFVFERQLKPRITPIKPAYVIPDQVDCAVIRYHSRRVTCLEFHPTNNHILLSGDKKGQLGVWDFAKVHEKTVYGNIHSCILNNMRFSPANDGMIYAASSDGTVSCTDLETGISSTLMNLNPDGWQGPGSWRMLYGMDINLERGVVLVADNFGFLYLVDSRSNSQTGKAIMIHKKGSKVVGLHCNPFQPDLLLSCGNDHFARLWDMRRLEAGSVLANLEHRRVVNSAYFSPFSGTKILTTSQDNRLRIWDSIFRDLDSPSREIVHSHDFNRHLTPFRAEWDPKDPSESLAVIGRYISENYNGTALHPIDFIDINTGQLVAEVMDPNITTITPVNKLHPRDDVLASGSSRSLFIWRPKEKFDVSEQSDTRKIIVFGGDEKKRGKRSKDDYDDDSDDDKFNVKGKNVKVKKPVKQMTHRKAKR